A genomic window from Chrysoperla carnea chromosome 3, inChrCarn1.1, whole genome shotgun sequence includes:
- the LOC123295174 gene encoding protein tweety isoform X1: protein MAVSSTDNIEYHPTVLAQLLHSLPHLNVSCHRVNSTFNPQSDIYLESLGILSSIPAAWLILTLAALLLYLATRCCDQHSTRRKPRSLTAPRLALAAAALLCAAATGLGLYANDDLHNGIVQSLTSARNLNNIISNVRNQTKIISTSLTDAVFPQLTELSDIFDNPVANQTALAQLVDALQSVRQNNTLAIRATADIQRPLANLDMSHIINTGDRWELYRWAGAMGILSGLLALCAVVLVGAARRSRRCLVLASVLALVSAAIAWLLSSVGLAAAVALADLCVGPEQYAGSVVSQKGLPPELLYYYTRCESVRANPFTQRLRESQQALNRMRVSLGSVSKIALDLFKNRDLQPKLSALTIEANSCDRGLASLTALLDCRAIHAQWMAGTRGLCVSALPGLALLLLATATAGLLLSILVCLASHTWIYLRKRRDYSQVDETDPFLPAPAASQAVAARTLQGGMAGAGTLPRGPPHHHRSQGSYNRDIKTTTPRNSDPPPSYAAALLHEQKEKASRKAAMAANSPVHGAPPPVGGVTPVFAPTAPPSPYQYFDDLDGCDTSRHTPETRLASSGGHLAHLSGSHSHHRGGHSTLGRLPSHASHHDHHINLTGPNNGKYATLSKQCKTLESSDFY, encoded by the exons ATGGCTGTGAGTAGCACCGATAACATCGAATATCATCCAACTGTTCTAGCACAGCTTTTACATTCCCTACCGCATCTAAATGTATCATGCCATAGAGTCAACAGTACTTTTAATCCACAGTCCGATATTTATTTagag agtTTGGGAATATTATCATCAATTCCAGCAGCATGGTTGATATTAACACTTGCAGCTTTACTTTTATACCTAGCAACACGATGTTGCGATCAACATTCAACACGTCGAAAACCTCGATCCCTAACAGCACCACGATTGGCGTTAGCCGCCGCTGCATTATTATGTGCAGCCGCGACCGGATTAGGATTATATGCTAACGATGATTTACATAATGGTATTGTACAATCGTTAACATCAGCacgaaatttgaataatattatatcgAATGTTCGAAATCAAACCAAAATAATTAGTACATCATTAACCGATGCAGTATTCCCGCAATTAACTGAATTGagtgatatttttgataatccAGTTGCAAATCAAACAGCTTTAGCTCAATTAGTTGATGCATTACAATCTGTAAGACAGAATAATACGTTAGCAATACGTGCAACAGCAGATATTCAACGACCATTAGCTAATTTAGATATGTCACATATAATTAAC acGGGAGATCGTTGGGAACTATATCGATGGGCTGGTGCTATGGGTATTCTTAGTGGATTACTGGCACTTTGTGCTGTAGTGCTAGTTGGTGCTGCTAGAAGATCTCGTCGATGTTTAGTATTGGCATCCGTATTAGCACTAGTATCAGCAGCAATTGCATGGTTACTGTCATCAGTAGGACTTGCAGCTGCTGTTGCATTGGCTGATTTATGTGTTGGTCCTGAACAATATGCAGGAAGTGTTGTAAGCCAAAAAGGTTTGCCACCAGagcttttatattattatactcgCTGTGAAAGTGTACGAGCAAACCCATTTACTCAAAGATTAAGAGAATCACAACAAGCCCTGAATCGAATGCGTGTGAGTCTAGGGAGTGTTTCAAAGATTGCGTtagacttatttaaaaatagag aTCTTCAACCGAAATTATCTGCGTTGACAATTGAGGCTAACTCTTGTGATCGTGGATTAGCATCATTGACAGCTTTACTCGATTGTAGGGCCATTCATGCACAATGGATGGCTGGTACGCGAGGACTTTGTGTATCTGCATTACCAGGACttgctttattattattggcAACCGCAACAGCTGGGTTATTACTATCAATTCTTGTTTGTCTTGCATCTCATACTTGGATTTATCTAAGGAAAAG AAGAGATTATTCACAAGTGGATGAAACAGATCCCTTCTTACCAGCACCAGCTGCAAGTCAAGCTGTTGCAGCACGAACATTGCAAGGAGGTATGGCTGGGGCAGGAACTTTACCAAGAGGACCACCACATCACCACCGTAGCCAAGGGTCGTACAATAGAGATATTAAAACAACAACTCCACGTAACAGTGACCCTCCGCCTAGCTATGCCGCTGCGTTATTGCATGAACAGAAGGAAAAAGCTTCCAGGAAGGCAGCAATGGCCGCTAATTCGCCTGTGCATGGGGCACCACCTCCTGTTGGAGGGGTTACACCCGTTTTTGCACCAACAGCGCCGCCTTCACCATATCAATATTTTGATGATCT AGATGGGTGTGACACGAGTAGACACACGCCAGAGACAAGACTCGCCTCCAGTGGGGGCCATCTCGCTCATCTCAGTGGCAGCCACTCCCACCACCGGGGCGGGCACTCCACATTGGGACGCCTCCCCTCTCACGCCTCACACCACGACCACCACATCAACCTCACTGGACCCAATAATGGTAAGTACGCGACTTTGAGTAAACAATGCAAAACGCTTGAGTCGAGCGATTTCTACTGA
- the LOC123295174 gene encoding protein tweety isoform X2, whose product MAVSSTDNIEYHPTVLAQLLHSLPHLNVSCHRVNSTFNPQSDIYLESLGILSSIPAAWLILTLAALLLYLATRCCDQHSTRRKPRSLTAPRLALAAAALLCAAATGLGLYANDDLHNGIVQSLTSARNLNNIISNVRNQTKIISTSLTDAVFPQLTELSDIFDNPVANQTALAQLVDALQSVRQNNTLAIRATADIQRPLANLDMSHIINTGDRWELYRWAGAMGILSGLLALCAVVLVGAARRSRRCLVLASVLALVSAAIAWLLSSVGLAAAVALADLCVGPEQYAGSVVSQKGLPPELLYYYTRCESVRANPFTQRLRESQQALNRMRVSLGSVSKIALDLFKNRDLQPKLSALTIEANSCDRGLASLTALLDCRAIHAQWMAGTRGLCVSALPGLALLLLATATAGLLLSILVCLASHTWIYLRKRDYSQVDETDPFLPAPAASQAVAARTLQGGMAGAGTLPRGPPHHHRSQGSYNRDIKTTTPRNSDPPPSYAAALLHEQKEKASRKAAMAANSPVHGAPPPVGGVTPVFAPTAPPSPYQYFDDLDGCDTSRHTPETRLASSGGHLAHLSGSHSHHRGGHSTLGRLPSHASHHDHHINLTGPNNGKYATLSKQCKTLESSDFY is encoded by the exons ATGGCTGTGAGTAGCACCGATAACATCGAATATCATCCAACTGTTCTAGCACAGCTTTTACATTCCCTACCGCATCTAAATGTATCATGCCATAGAGTCAACAGTACTTTTAATCCACAGTCCGATATTTATTTagag agtTTGGGAATATTATCATCAATTCCAGCAGCATGGTTGATATTAACACTTGCAGCTTTACTTTTATACCTAGCAACACGATGTTGCGATCAACATTCAACACGTCGAAAACCTCGATCCCTAACAGCACCACGATTGGCGTTAGCCGCCGCTGCATTATTATGTGCAGCCGCGACCGGATTAGGATTATATGCTAACGATGATTTACATAATGGTATTGTACAATCGTTAACATCAGCacgaaatttgaataatattatatcgAATGTTCGAAATCAAACCAAAATAATTAGTACATCATTAACCGATGCAGTATTCCCGCAATTAACTGAATTGagtgatatttttgataatccAGTTGCAAATCAAACAGCTTTAGCTCAATTAGTTGATGCATTACAATCTGTAAGACAGAATAATACGTTAGCAATACGTGCAACAGCAGATATTCAACGACCATTAGCTAATTTAGATATGTCACATATAATTAAC acGGGAGATCGTTGGGAACTATATCGATGGGCTGGTGCTATGGGTATTCTTAGTGGATTACTGGCACTTTGTGCTGTAGTGCTAGTTGGTGCTGCTAGAAGATCTCGTCGATGTTTAGTATTGGCATCCGTATTAGCACTAGTATCAGCAGCAATTGCATGGTTACTGTCATCAGTAGGACTTGCAGCTGCTGTTGCATTGGCTGATTTATGTGTTGGTCCTGAACAATATGCAGGAAGTGTTGTAAGCCAAAAAGGTTTGCCACCAGagcttttatattattatactcgCTGTGAAAGTGTACGAGCAAACCCATTTACTCAAAGATTAAGAGAATCACAACAAGCCCTGAATCGAATGCGTGTGAGTCTAGGGAGTGTTTCAAAGATTGCGTtagacttatttaaaaatagag aTCTTCAACCGAAATTATCTGCGTTGACAATTGAGGCTAACTCTTGTGATCGTGGATTAGCATCATTGACAGCTTTACTCGATTGTAGGGCCATTCATGCACAATGGATGGCTGGTACGCGAGGACTTTGTGTATCTGCATTACCAGGACttgctttattattattggcAACCGCAACAGCTGGGTTATTACTATCAATTCTTGTTTGTCTTGCATCTCATACTTGGATTTATCTAAGGAAAAG AGATTATTCACAAGTGGATGAAACAGATCCCTTCTTACCAGCACCAGCTGCAAGTCAAGCTGTTGCAGCACGAACATTGCAAGGAGGTATGGCTGGGGCAGGAACTTTACCAAGAGGACCACCACATCACCACCGTAGCCAAGGGTCGTACAATAGAGATATTAAAACAACAACTCCACGTAACAGTGACCCTCCGCCTAGCTATGCCGCTGCGTTATTGCATGAACAGAAGGAAAAAGCTTCCAGGAAGGCAGCAATGGCCGCTAATTCGCCTGTGCATGGGGCACCACCTCCTGTTGGAGGGGTTACACCCGTTTTTGCACCAACAGCGCCGCCTTCACCATATCAATATTTTGATGATCT AGATGGGTGTGACACGAGTAGACACACGCCAGAGACAAGACTCGCCTCCAGTGGGGGCCATCTCGCTCATCTCAGTGGCAGCCACTCCCACCACCGGGGCGGGCACTCCACATTGGGACGCCTCCCCTCTCACGCCTCACACCACGACCACCACATCAACCTCACTGGACCCAATAATGGTAAGTACGCGACTTTGAGTAAACAATGCAAAACGCTTGAGTCGAGCGATTTCTACTGA
- the LOC123295174 gene encoding protein tweety isoform X3: MAVSSTDNIEYHPTVLAQLLHSLPHLNVSCHRVNSTFNPQSDIYLESLGILSSIPAAWLILTLAALLLYLATRCCDQHSTRRKPRSLTAPRLALAAAALLCAAATGLGLYANDDLHNGIVQSLTSARNLNNIISNVRNQTKIISTSLTDAVFPQLTELSDIFDNPVANQTALAQLVDALQSVRQNNTLAIRATADIQRPLANLDMSHIINTGDRWELYRWAGAMGILSGLLALCAVVLVGAARRSRRCLVLASVLALVSAAIAWLLSSVGLAAAVALADLCVGPEQYAGSVVSQKGLPPELLYYYTRCESVRANPFTQRLRESQQALNRMRVSLGSVSKIALDLFKNRDLQPKLSALTIEANSCDRGLASLTALLDCRAIHAQWMAGTRGLCVSALPGLALLLLATATAGLLLSILVCLASHTWIYLRKRRDYSQVDETDPFLPAPAASQAVAARTLQGGMAGAGTLPRGPPHHHRSQGDGCDTSRHTPETRLASSGGHLAHLSGSHSHHRGGHSTLGRLPSHASHHDHHINLTGPNNGKYATLSKQCKTLESSDFY, encoded by the exons ATGGCTGTGAGTAGCACCGATAACATCGAATATCATCCAACTGTTCTAGCACAGCTTTTACATTCCCTACCGCATCTAAATGTATCATGCCATAGAGTCAACAGTACTTTTAATCCACAGTCCGATATTTATTTagag agtTTGGGAATATTATCATCAATTCCAGCAGCATGGTTGATATTAACACTTGCAGCTTTACTTTTATACCTAGCAACACGATGTTGCGATCAACATTCAACACGTCGAAAACCTCGATCCCTAACAGCACCACGATTGGCGTTAGCCGCCGCTGCATTATTATGTGCAGCCGCGACCGGATTAGGATTATATGCTAACGATGATTTACATAATGGTATTGTACAATCGTTAACATCAGCacgaaatttgaataatattatatcgAATGTTCGAAATCAAACCAAAATAATTAGTACATCATTAACCGATGCAGTATTCCCGCAATTAACTGAATTGagtgatatttttgataatccAGTTGCAAATCAAACAGCTTTAGCTCAATTAGTTGATGCATTACAATCTGTAAGACAGAATAATACGTTAGCAATACGTGCAACAGCAGATATTCAACGACCATTAGCTAATTTAGATATGTCACATATAATTAAC acGGGAGATCGTTGGGAACTATATCGATGGGCTGGTGCTATGGGTATTCTTAGTGGATTACTGGCACTTTGTGCTGTAGTGCTAGTTGGTGCTGCTAGAAGATCTCGTCGATGTTTAGTATTGGCATCCGTATTAGCACTAGTATCAGCAGCAATTGCATGGTTACTGTCATCAGTAGGACTTGCAGCTGCTGTTGCATTGGCTGATTTATGTGTTGGTCCTGAACAATATGCAGGAAGTGTTGTAAGCCAAAAAGGTTTGCCACCAGagcttttatattattatactcgCTGTGAAAGTGTACGAGCAAACCCATTTACTCAAAGATTAAGAGAATCACAACAAGCCCTGAATCGAATGCGTGTGAGTCTAGGGAGTGTTTCAAAGATTGCGTtagacttatttaaaaatagag aTCTTCAACCGAAATTATCTGCGTTGACAATTGAGGCTAACTCTTGTGATCGTGGATTAGCATCATTGACAGCTTTACTCGATTGTAGGGCCATTCATGCACAATGGATGGCTGGTACGCGAGGACTTTGTGTATCTGCATTACCAGGACttgctttattattattggcAACCGCAACAGCTGGGTTATTACTATCAATTCTTGTTTGTCTTGCATCTCATACTTGGATTTATCTAAGGAAAAG AAGAGATTATTCACAAGTGGATGAAACAGATCCCTTCTTACCAGCACCAGCTGCAAGTCAAGCTGTTGCAGCACGAACATTGCAAGGAGGTATGGCTGGGGCAGGAACTTTACCAAGAGGACCACCACATCACCACCGTAGCCAAGG AGATGGGTGTGACACGAGTAGACACACGCCAGAGACAAGACTCGCCTCCAGTGGGGGCCATCTCGCTCATCTCAGTGGCAGCCACTCCCACCACCGGGGCGGGCACTCCACATTGGGACGCCTCCCCTCTCACGCCTCACACCACGACCACCACATCAACCTCACTGGACCCAATAATGGTAAGTACGCGACTTTGAGTAAACAATGCAAAACGCTTGAGTCGAGCGATTTCTACTGA
- the LOC123295174 gene encoding protein tweety isoform X4 — protein sequence MAVSSTDNIEYHPTVLAQLLHSLPHLNVSCHRVNSTFNPQSDIYLESLGILSSIPAAWLILTLAALLLYLATRCCDQHSTRRKPRSLTAPRLALAAAALLCAAATGLGLYANDDLHNGIVQSLTSARNLNNIISNVRNQTKIISTSLTDAVFPQLTELSDIFDNPVANQTALAQLVDALQSVRQNNTLAIRATADIQRPLANLDMSHIINTGDRWELYRWAGAMGILSGLLALCAVVLVGAARRSRRCLVLASVLALVSAAIAWLLSSVGLAAAVALADLCVGPEQYAGSVVSQKGLPPELLYYYTRCESVRANPFTQRLRESQQALNRMRVSLGSVSKIALDLFKNRDLQPKLSALTIEANSCDRGLASLTALLDCRAIHAQWMAGTRGLCVSALPGLALLLLATATAGLLLSILVCLASHTWIYLRKRRDYSQVDETDPFLPAPAASQAVAARTLQGGMAGAGTLPRGPPHHHRSQGSYNRDIKTTTPRNSDPPPSYAAALLHEQKEKASRKAAMAANSPVHGAPPPVGGVTPVFAPTAPPSPYQYFDDL from the exons ATGGCTGTGAGTAGCACCGATAACATCGAATATCATCCAACTGTTCTAGCACAGCTTTTACATTCCCTACCGCATCTAAATGTATCATGCCATAGAGTCAACAGTACTTTTAATCCACAGTCCGATATTTATTTagag agtTTGGGAATATTATCATCAATTCCAGCAGCATGGTTGATATTAACACTTGCAGCTTTACTTTTATACCTAGCAACACGATGTTGCGATCAACATTCAACACGTCGAAAACCTCGATCCCTAACAGCACCACGATTGGCGTTAGCCGCCGCTGCATTATTATGTGCAGCCGCGACCGGATTAGGATTATATGCTAACGATGATTTACATAATGGTATTGTACAATCGTTAACATCAGCacgaaatttgaataatattatatcgAATGTTCGAAATCAAACCAAAATAATTAGTACATCATTAACCGATGCAGTATTCCCGCAATTAACTGAATTGagtgatatttttgataatccAGTTGCAAATCAAACAGCTTTAGCTCAATTAGTTGATGCATTACAATCTGTAAGACAGAATAATACGTTAGCAATACGTGCAACAGCAGATATTCAACGACCATTAGCTAATTTAGATATGTCACATATAATTAAC acGGGAGATCGTTGGGAACTATATCGATGGGCTGGTGCTATGGGTATTCTTAGTGGATTACTGGCACTTTGTGCTGTAGTGCTAGTTGGTGCTGCTAGAAGATCTCGTCGATGTTTAGTATTGGCATCCGTATTAGCACTAGTATCAGCAGCAATTGCATGGTTACTGTCATCAGTAGGACTTGCAGCTGCTGTTGCATTGGCTGATTTATGTGTTGGTCCTGAACAATATGCAGGAAGTGTTGTAAGCCAAAAAGGTTTGCCACCAGagcttttatattattatactcgCTGTGAAAGTGTACGAGCAAACCCATTTACTCAAAGATTAAGAGAATCACAACAAGCCCTGAATCGAATGCGTGTGAGTCTAGGGAGTGTTTCAAAGATTGCGTtagacttatttaaaaatagag aTCTTCAACCGAAATTATCTGCGTTGACAATTGAGGCTAACTCTTGTGATCGTGGATTAGCATCATTGACAGCTTTACTCGATTGTAGGGCCATTCATGCACAATGGATGGCTGGTACGCGAGGACTTTGTGTATCTGCATTACCAGGACttgctttattattattggcAACCGCAACAGCTGGGTTATTACTATCAATTCTTGTTTGTCTTGCATCTCATACTTGGATTTATCTAAGGAAAAG AAGAGATTATTCACAAGTGGATGAAACAGATCCCTTCTTACCAGCACCAGCTGCAAGTCAAGCTGTTGCAGCACGAACATTGCAAGGAGGTATGGCTGGGGCAGGAACTTTACCAAGAGGACCACCACATCACCACCGTAGCCAAGGGTCGTACAATAGAGATATTAAAACAACAACTCCACGTAACAGTGACCCTCCGCCTAGCTATGCCGCTGCGTTATTGCATGAACAGAAGGAAAAAGCTTCCAGGAAGGCAGCAATGGCCGCTAATTCGCCTGTGCATGGGGCACCACCTCCTGTTGGAGGGGTTACACCCGTTTTTGCACCAACAGCGCCGCCTTCACCATATCAATATTTTGATGATCTGTGA